From one Brachypodium distachyon strain Bd21 chromosome 4, Brachypodium_distachyon_v3.0, whole genome shotgun sequence genomic stretch:
- the LOC100821640 gene encoding uncharacterized protein LOC100821640, with protein sequence MELEMGSHAALIKVGVFVLVQALVYLILAQSSGVFSRAKSHGLRPARSLSARGMVALLSDMPLGGEPSPRAVSGVEQSPVPSAHQKKD encoded by the coding sequence ATGGAGCTGGAGATGGGGAGCCACGCGGCGCTGATCAAGGTCGGGGTGTTCGTGCTAGTGCAGGCGCTGGTGTACCTCATCCTCGCCCAGTCCTCCGGCGTCTTCTCCAGGGCCAAGAGCCACGGCCTCCGCCCGGCGCGCTCCCTCAGCGCGCGCGGCATGGTCGCGCTGCTTTCCGACATGCCGCTCGGCGGGGAGCCGTCGCCTCGCGCCGTCTCCGGCGTGGAGCAGTCGCCCGTACCGAGCGCCCACCAGAAGAAGGATTAA
- the LOC100821958 gene encoding formate--tetrahydrofolate ligase, translated as MDLPAPPTNYPKTLSSIILSRRRPDAERRPPGARINKCASQRLVSPPPLPLHHSLLLRPDPPGRERSVVVRSSTVAAPQLVPPMTTPSPNPTIRRLDVASPVPADIDIANAVDPLPIADIAAELGIPPEHYDLYGKYKAKVLLSVLDELKGQQDGYYVVVGGITPTPLGEGKSTTTVGLCQALGAFLDKKVVTCVRQPSQGPTFGIKGGAAGGGYSQVIPMDEFNLHMTGDIHAITAANNLLAAAIDTRIFHEASQSDKALFNRLCPPNKEGKRRFADVMLRRLIKLGISKTDPNELTAEEVRRFARLDIDPASITWRRVMDVNDRFLRKISVGQGPEEKGMVRETGFDISVASEIMAVLALTTSLADMRERLGRMVIGNSKSGEPVTADDLGLGGALTVLMKDAIHPTLMQTLEGTPVLVHAGPFANIAHGNSSIVADKIALKLVGKGGFVVTEAGFGADIGTEKFMDIKCRYSGLAPQCAIIVATIRALKMHGGGPDVVAGKPLDHAYVSENVALVEAGCVNLAKHISNTKSYGVNVVVAINKFASDTEAEMEVVRNAAMAAGAFDAVVCSHHAHGGKGAVDLGLAVQRACESQSEPLKFLYPLDSSIKEKIESIARFYGASGVEYSEQAEKQIEMYTKQGFSSLPICMAKTQYSFSHVPSMKGAPSGFVLPIRDVRASIGAGFIYPLVGTMSTMPGLPTRPCFYEIDIDTATGKVMGLS; from the exons ATGGATCTGCCTGCCCCACCAACCAATTATCCGAAAACTTTATCCTCCATTATCTTAAGCCGCCGTCGTCCCGACGCTGAGAGGAGGCCGCCAGGGGCGAGAATAAACAAGTGCGCAAGCCAGCGACTCGTCTCGCCTCCACCACTCCCTCTACACCACTCCCTGCTGCTTCGACCCGACCCGCCCGGGCGCGAGCGATCCGTCGTCGTGAGATCCAGCACCGTCGCCGCGCCGCAGTTGGTGCCTCCGATGACGACGCCGAGCCCGAACCCGACGATCCGGAGGCTTGATGTGGcctcgccggtgccggcggacATCGACATCGCCAACGCCGTCGACCCGCTTCCCATCGCCGACATCGCCGCCGAGCTCGGCATCCCTCCCGAGCATTACGATCTCTACGGGAAGTACAAGGCCAAG GTGCTTCTGTCGGTTCTTGATGAGCTGAAGGGGCAGCAGGACGGCTACTACGTGGTGGTCGGCGGCATCACGCCGACACCGCTCGGGGAGGGCAAGTCAACGACTACCGTCGGCCTCTGCCAGGCACTGGGGGCGTTTCTTGACAAAAAG GTTGTCACTTGCGTCCGTCAACCATCACAAGGACCTACCTTTGGTATCAAGGGGGGTGCTGCTGGAGGTGGCTACAGCCAAGTTATACCCATGGATGAGTTCAATCTCCATATGACCGGAGATATCCATGCAATTACAGCTGCAAAcaatcttcttgctgctgctatcGATACAAGGATTTTCCATGAAGCTTCTCAATCAGACAAAGCTCTGTTCAATAGATTGTGTCCACCTAACAAAGAAGGCAAGAGGCGCTTTGCTGATGTAATGCTCAGACGCCTGATTAAGCTTGGCATCTCAAAGACAGATCCCAATGAGCTAACAGCGGAAGAAGTTAGACGTTTTGCAAGGCTTGATATTGACCCTGCATCCATTACTTGGAGACGGGTAATGGATGTGAATGATCGCTTCTTGAGGAAAATCAGTGTTGGACAAGGCCCTGAAGAAAAAGGTATGGTGAGAGAGACAGGCTTTGACATATCAGTGGCAAGCGAGATAATGGCTGTATTAGCTCTGACAACTTCCCTTGCTGATATGAGGGAAAGGCTTGGAAGAATGGTGATAGGGAACAGCAAGTCGGGTGAGCCAGTTACAGCTGATGATCTTGGTCTCGGAGGTGCCCTGACTGTCCTAATGAAAGATGCTATTCATCCTACCCTAATGCAAACTCTTGAAGGCACTCCGGTTTTGGTGCATGCTGGACCTTTTGCTAACATTGCTCATGGGAACTCTTCAATAGTTGCTGATAAGATTGCCTTGAAGCTGGTTGGGAAGGGTGGCTTTGTTGTTACAGAGGCAGGTTTTGGTGCTGATATTGGAACTGAGAAATTCATGGATATAAAGTGTCGGTATAGTGGATTGGCACCACAGTGTGCTATTATTGTGGCCACAATTAGGGCTCTTAAAATGCATGGAGGGGGGCCAGATGTTGTGGCTGGAAAGCCTTTAGATCATGCATATGTGAGTGAAAATGTGGCTCTTGTTGAAGCTGGATGTGTCAATCTTGCTAAGCACATCTCAAACACAAAGAGTTATGGTGTCAATGTTGTTGTTGCAATCAACAAATTTGCATCAGACACTGAAGCTGAAATGGAGGTGGTGAGAAATGCGGCTATGGCGGCTGGTGCTTTTGATGCTGTCGTCTGCTCCCACCATGCACATGGTGGTAAAGGAGCG GTTGACCTTGGACTCGCAGTTCAACGAGCATGTGAAAGCCAATCAGAGCCCCTGAAGTTTTTGTATCCTTTAGACTCTAGCATAAAGGAGAAGATTGAGTCAATAGCTAGGTTCTATGGTGCTAGTGGTGTTGAATACTCTGAACAG GCCGAAAAGCAGATTGAGATGTACACCAAACAAGGCTTCTCCAGCCTCCCGATATGCATGGCGAAAACACAGTACTCCTTTTCGCATGTTCCATCCATGAAGGGCGCGCCATCTGGTTTTGTACTGCCGATAAGAGATGTGAGGGCCAGCATTGGAGCCGGTTTCATCTACCCGCTCGTTGGCACCATGAGTACAATGCCAGGTCTTCCTACAAGGCCctgcttctatgaaattgaCATCGACACAGCCACTGGGAAAGTCATGGGTCTGTCATGA
- the LOC100837121 gene encoding uncharacterized protein LOC100837121, with amino-acid sequence MELEMGSHAALIKVGVFVLVQALVYLILAQSSGVFSRTKSVVDLRPARSLSARRMVALLSDLPLGGEPSPRAVFGGEQSLVPSAHQKKD; translated from the coding sequence ATGGAGCTGGAGATGGGGAGCCACGCGGCGCTGATCAAGGTCGGGGTGTTCGTGCTAGTGCAGGCGCTGGTGTACCTCATCCTCGCACAGTCTTCCGGCGTCTTCTCCAGGACCAAGAGCGTCGTCGACCTCCGCCCGGCGCGCTCCCTCAGCGCGCGCCGCATGGTCGCGCTGCTCTCCGACCTGCCGCTCGGCGGGGAGCCGTCGCCTCGCGCCGTCTTCGGCGGCGAGCAGTCGCTCGTACCGAGCGCCCACCAGAAGAAGGATTaa
- the LOC100822266 gene encoding homeobox-leucine zipper protein HOX11, which produces MELGLSLGETMADAGRELVLGLGVGAGERREEETGRGRRDQEVVAGARRDLGLGAMGCGSSPEPTTMRLALLPLVPSLGFPWPSESRHLEASTPRGFDVNQAPSTGGSAWACAAEEEEQEDTAAVAGAAVSSSPNNSGGSFPMDFCAQGGDGAPGGGGGGGSRGGSDEDDGGSSRKKLRLSKEQAAFLEESFKEHSTLNPKQKVALAKQLNLLPRQVEVWFQNRRARTKLKQTEVDCEYLKRCCETLTEENRRLQKELAELRALKTVHPFYMHLPATTLSMCPSCERVASNSAPASAAAGGIAAAAPEHRPPSSFAALFSSARSFTQAPAPAPSSS; this is translated from the exons ATGGAGCTGGGCCTGAGCTTGGGGGAGACCATGGCGGATGCCGGGAGGGAGCTGGTCCTCGGGCTTGGGGTCGGggcgggggagaggagggaggaggagactggaagggggaggagggaccaggaggtcgtcgccggcgcGAGGAGGGACCTGGGGTTAGGGGCGATGGGGTGCGGTTCTTCGCCGGAGCCGACGACGATGCGGCTCGCGCTTCTGCCCCTGGTGCCCAGCCTCGGCTTCCCGTGGCCGTCCGAGAGCA GGCATTTGGAGGCgtcgacgccgcggggcttcGACGTGAACCAGGCGCCGTCGACCGGGGGATCGGCATGGGCAtgcgcggcggaggaagaagagcaggaggacacggcggcggtggcgggcgcGGCCGTGTCTTCCTCGCCCAACAACAGCGGGGGATCCTTCCCGATGGACTTCTGCGCGCAGGGCGGCGATGGTgccccgggcggcggcggcggcggcggctcgcgcggcggcagcgacgaggacgacggcggctCGTCGCGCAAGAAGTTGCGCCTCTCCAAGGAGCAGGCCGCGTTCCTCGAGGAGAGCTTCAAGGAGCACAGCACCCTGAACCCC AAGCAGAAGGTGGCGCTGGCGAAGCAGCTCAATCTCCTGCCGCGCCAAGTGGAGGTGTGGTTCCAGAACCGCAGAGCAAG GACGAAGCTGAAGCAGACGGAGGTGGACTGCGAGTACCTGAAGCGGTGCTGCGAGACGCTCACCGAGGAGAACCGGCGGCTGCAGAAGGAGCTGGCCGAGCTGCGCGCGCTCAAGACGGTGCACCCTTTCTACATGCATCTCCCGGCGACCACCCTCTCCATGTGCCCGTCCTGCGAGCGCGTCGCCTCCAACTCCGccccggcctccgccgccgccggcggcattgcggccgccgcgccggaaCACAGGCCGCCGTCATCGTTCGCCGCGCTGTTCTCGTCGGCACGAAGCTTCACgcaagcgccggcgccggcgccgtcgagcTCCTGA